TGCGATCGAGTTGACCCGGATGCCCTGGTCGCCCAGCTCCACCGCGAGCGATTCGGTGAGATGGGCGACGGCGGCCTTGGAACTGCAGTACGCCGCGCGCCCCTTCCGCACCCGGACCGCCGAGACCGAAGCCATGTTCACGATCGCGCCGCCCGGCTGCATCTGCGCGGCGGCGGCCTGCGCTCCAAAAAGGACGCCTTCGACGTTGACCGAAAGCGTGGCCCGGATCTGTTCCGGGGTGATGTCCGGGACCTCGGCGAACGGGAAGATTCCGGCGTTGTTGACCCAGAAGTCGAGCCTGCCGAACTCCGCCATCGCGCGCTGTGCCAGCGCGGCGTGCTCCTCGGCCCGCGTGACGTCCACTGTGGACGCGACAATCCGGCCGGCGCCCGGTTCCCCGGCCGGCGCGGTGTTCAGCTCGTCCGCGGTGGCGGTCATCGCGGCGATGTCCAGATCACCGGCCACGACGTGCACCCCACGGGTGGCGAGGCCGGCGGCGAACCGTGCGCCCATCCCGCGGGCCGCGCCGGTGATCACCGCTACCTTGCCCGGAAGTTCCGGGTACTGCGCGGTGATCGGCTGGTGCTGCACGCGGCCGGGGCCGGTCGGTCCGGGATTGCTCATGGTGCTCCTTGTTCTCCTTCTTCAGGCTCAGCCGTCGCGGCGCACGGTGCGGCGGCGGACCCGCCAGCCGTCCACGGTGTGGGTGAGCTCGTCCTCCAGCACGGTGATCCGATGCAGCCGGGGCTCGCCGCCGGAGGTGGTGCCCACGATCTGCAGATAAGCCCGCGCGCGCAGGGTTTCTACGGACTGTCCGGTTCGTACTTCCACTGTGGACACGACGTGTCGCAGTCGTTCCCCGGATTCTTCGCAGCCGGCGTGGAACCGCTCGGCGAACGCGGTCAGCTCCGCGGTGCCGATCGCCGGCTCCGGGTAGCTGGGCGAGTCGAACCGCCCGTCCGCGGCGAAGGTGGCGGCCCACTCGGCCGCGCGACCGGAGTCGATGGCGTGGCTCTGCCGTCCGTAGAGCTGGTGCACGGCGAGTACATCCGCGGCCGGGACCGCGTCGCGGGGACTGTCCGCCATGCCGGAACCTCCGTTGTCCCGTTCTGCTGAGTGTGCTATATTCGCACGCACCGTGCGATATGAACGAACAGTAGGTCGCGTGCCGAGCAATCGTCAAGGGAGTGCCGTGTCCGAAACCGCGGAAGCCGCGTCCGGGAACCCCGCGGCAGCGCCGTCCCGGCCCTCGCAGTCGAAGACGCTGCATCACGGGCTTCAGGTGCTGGAGCTGCTGGTGGACCATCCGCGCGGGCTCACGCTCACCGAGATCGCCGAAGGCATCGGAGTGCACCGCACGGTCGCGCACCGGCTGGTGCGCACGCTGGAGGCGCACCACCTCTGCCGGCGCGACCGGTTCAAACGGATCTCGCTCGGCACCGGGCTGGTGCACCTCGCCGAGCCGGTGGAACAGGATCTCCGCACCCTCGCCCGTCCGGTACTGGAAGAACTTTCTGACGCCGGGGGCGCCACCGCGCACCTGGTCGTGCGCGAGGACGCCGCGCAGGTGCGGATGCTGATGATCGTGGAGCCGCGGCAGGCGCGCATGCACGTGTCGTTCCGCAGCGGCCAGCTGGACCCGATCCACCGCGGCTCGGCCGGGCTGGCGATGCTCGCCGCCGAACCCCCGCAGCCCGGGGAACGCGAGGAGGTCACCAGCGCCCGCATGCGCGGTTACGCGGTGTCCACGGGCGAGATCGCCCCGGGCATCACGGGAATCTCCGCCGTGATCCCCGCCGGGCGCGACGCGGCGGCGAGGAGCATCGGGCTGTCCCTGTTCGAGGCCGCGGACGCCGACCGGCTCGGCGCGCTCGTGGTCGCCGCCGCCGGACGGCTGGGCGCATTGCTCAGGTGAGCCGGGGTGCGGTTCGTGCAGGTCTGCCCACCCCGCCGTCCGAAGTGGACGCTGGAGCCCGGCACCTGGTCACCCCCGCCGCCGCCCCTCGGCCCCACTCGCCCGGCGCCAAGGCTGTGAAGGGTCCCTTCACAGCCCCAGAGTCCGTGAAGGGACCCTTCACAGCCCTGCAATAGGCGGCCGTGGGTCGGCGGGCCGCTGCCGGTGCCGCCCCCGGCGTATTCGGAGGTCGCCCGATTGCGGCCGCCGCCTCGCCGGTAATCCCGATTGCGCCGGTAACCCGGCCGGTACTGTCGGCCGCGTGCCTGCCTTCGGAGCCGAATTCGCCGTCCCCGCCGGATATCTGAACACTCCCAGCATCGGCGTGCCGCCCGCGCCGGTGGCGGACGCGGTCGAGCGGGCGGTGGCGCGCT
This Amycolatopsis sulphurea DNA region includes the following protein-coding sequences:
- a CDS encoding IclR family transcriptional regulator, with translation MSETAEAASGNPAAAPSRPSQSKTLHHGLQVLELLVDHPRGLTLTEIAEGIGVHRTVAHRLVRTLEAHHLCRRDRFKRISLGTGLVHLAEPVEQDLRTLARPVLEELSDAGGATAHLVVREDAAQVRMLMIVEPRQARMHVSFRSGQLDPIHRGSAGLAMLAAEPPQPGEREEVTSARMRGYAVSTGEIAPGITGISAVIPAGRDAAARSIGLSLFEAADADRLGALVVAAAGRLGALLR
- a CDS encoding nuclear transport factor 2 family protein, giving the protein MADSPRDAVPAADVLAVHQLYGRQSHAIDSGRAAEWAATFAADGRFDSPSYPEPAIGTAELTAFAERFHAGCEESGERLRHVVSTVEVRTGQSVETLRARAYLQIVGTTSGGEPRLHRITVLEDELTHTVDGWRVRRRTVRRDG
- a CDS encoding SDR family NAD(P)-dependent oxidoreductase, whose amino-acid sequence is MSNPGPTGPGRVQHQPITAQYPELPGKVAVITGAARGMGARFAAGLATRGVHVVAGDLDIAAMTATADELNTAPAGEPGAGRIVASTVDVTRAEEHAALAQRAMAEFGRLDFWVNNAGIFPFAEVPDITPEQIRATLSVNVEGVLFGAQAAAAQMQPGGAIVNMASVSAVRVRKGRAAYCSSKAAVAHLTESLAVELGDQGIRVNSIAPGYIDTEMTRWIQDDAPALAKALDAVPLHRIGSPEEVFGVLLFLLSDSARYVTGHSLAVDGGSRHV